tttatttttttaattttaaatattgtcaaagttagcatagcagtatttttttgaattaacgattaatttaaagatgaacacgtcagaaatggtcagtaattttattatctttgttttaaaaacaaactaaagaaaattgtttactagtgacggaaaaatattcttttagaatgaATTGAGACTTGATGAAGACAACAGTTAAAACACAATGATTCTGAaattgatttataatttaatattttattgaagatTGGAAATGGTCATTACTGCAAATATTAGCTGAGTttggaagaaaataataattttaatctacGAAGATTCTACTCAGACATcaagaattttaaataattctaaaagAAGAGAAGTCGCCATAAAGCCGTATTCAAGAGACTGCCAAATGCATTTGATATGCTATGAATACTACGAAGATAGAATACCGTTTGTAAatacgaagaaagaagaatcctgttgAAAATGAGAAGTCACAGTTGGAGCCCCGGAAGGATGAACGTCGCGCAGTCCAGCCCTGTCGCAGCCCATATTCGGAAGGATGGAGGCGttacggcgcgtattcctgctgcacgctagaggacggaggagcaACCCAACTATCGCAGTCCTTGACGAGTCAAAGCTAGgagtctccgagaacctacacgtctcgtgtgtatcctgcagcaaggtttggtcccttaccccatcaaccGAAGACTCGCTGTATAGAAGCCCCTGAACGaattacaatttaagaaaaaCGAACATAGTTTTACCGATCTAGACTCTGTAATATTATATTGGATATTCCCATGTAAAGAAAACCTattaacttgttcatctttagatttaaaatcaaattacggAATCGTGATCCCGATCAAGATAGTATAATTTAGAATAGATGGAAGTTGGTATTGTAATAATGTATTACTATTTTTGCTGATTAGTACTGCTTGAAACATACCCAGTAGTCCACACTCTACCATActgaatttagttaaaaatagataacttccaataattaacatttgatattaaaaataattcactcaagtgaaaagaattgttagatgcttgAAGATGATAGTCATATAAAATTCCATCTGTAGTTTAGAATAAGTtagttttaagttaatttttctaTTAAGTGTTATTTTGTGTATGTCAAAGTGTGTTGTCACCGTCATCACAAATACTGCACATGAATATAAACAGTACATTTGGATTTGATAACACTTTATTCCAAGGTCTAAAATCACGATATTAGTATTTAACGTACTTTTGAAACACCTTACCTTGACTTTTACACTCAAGCATCTTAATACAATTCTTAATACTGAGAGAGTTAGGCTAGAGTagaagaaattattaaataaattaaataatttcattttagacACTAGCTGACTCTACATTATGATGAACTGATAACATTTCTGTGTGTTGAGAATTATTTATCATTATGGCACAACTCTTAAGGCatttaataaaatgatttttttgaacCACTCCATCATCTATTTTGAATGCTTCAGAGATGGATCCAGTTTAGGTTGGTCAGTGTACATGGCATTTGCCCCATCCCCTTGGAAGGATAAAAGTTGCAAAGGCTTTAAAAAGACTTCTGTGTAGAATGTAATCGCCAAAACCCAGGTTACTGGGGAAGTTTTTAGGGAAAGGAGTTGTTGTGTTGTAAGGTTGGTAAATGGAAAAaggatgtgtttttgtttttgggaTCTTTGGAGGAAAAAAAGAAGAGTGAAGAGTGTAGGGGGTGAAGGATATAAGATGGAAGTAGCATGTATTTTGTGGAAGGaaatgtgaaagaaaataaagGTGATATAGTTTGAGAAACTGTGGTAGTTATTTGAaataacaggttatgggcccagcagGAAGAGACTACAAAACAAAACAAGGTATTTGACTGAACTCTGtgtaattgaaaacaaaaaaaaaaatggcctctTCGAACAAAAATGGTCATAATGTGGAGCCATTGAATGGGACTAATTATTTCAATTGGAAGTTCAGGATGAAAGTTTTGTTGTCAGAATATGATGTTTTAGAATGTgttcaaaaaaaattcctgaagaCAAAATTTAAACCGAGAAGGAAAGAGATGCATATCGGAAGATAGAAAACCGCGCTGTATCTTTACTTGTTCAATGTATCGCTGACAATCAACTTGAAAATATCCGGGACAAGGAAACTGCATACGAAATGTGGACAAGTCTTGAAACCATCTTTGAAAAAAGGGGACTGCCAGGACAGCTATTCTTGAAAAGACAATTACATTCTATGAGATTGAAGGAATGTGAACATCTCtataaatttattaacaaatttGAGGAAATAGTTTGCCAACTTAATTGGACAGGAGCAGAAGCTAAAGAGGAAGATGTAGTGTGTACACTGCTCTTAAGTCTACCAGAATCATTTGAGACTGTTGTAACAGTACTAGAAAACTTGCCTGCAGAAACACTTACTATGGAATTTGTAAAAGGAAAACTACACGCTGAGGATGAAAAACGAAAAGTCAAGATCTGTGGCACCGACAAAATTGAAGGACCAGATTGCTCGTCTAGCTCAGCCTTTATGTCATTGTCTAAAGCAATCTGTCATCAGTGTGGAAAAGCTGGACATTTACGTAGAAATTGTTCAGAAATTAATGTTGCGGAACCTAGGGCGAGACCCGGAATCGTGTGCTACAGGTGTGGAAAGAGTGGACATATTAGCCAGAACTGTAACCAGTTGGACCCAACTGTTTCTCATTATGGTGGGAACTCAAGGTCGACCAGGACGTTCTCAGCAACGAAACATCATCTACAAGCGGGACCATCAGTATAAATTGACATCAGGAAAATGAATCTCAGTGAATAATGAGAGTAGTGATGACAATGCCAACAGGTgtacaaatgtaaataatacagGTAGGCCATGCAATATAAGTGACAAAAGTGTGTGCTTTATGGGTAATGAACAATGTGAGGATAGGGGCGTTCAGTCAGGAACTTTTAACATTTGTTGTGGACTCGGGGTGTACTAACCATATAGTAAATGACAAAAGGTATTTTTAAGAGTACCTAGAGCTGAAAAACACTTGTAAGATTGCAATAGCAAAAAGTGGAAACTTTATGGAGGCTATTGGAGTGGGTAACATTAAAGTTGGTATAAGGGAAGGAAACATGATAAACTGAACAATTAAGAATGTCCTCTTTGTACCTAATCTTAGAAGAAATTTGCTGTCTGTAACATGCTTATAAAAGGTGCGTATCAGGGTAGTTTTTCAAAACCAGAAGGTAGAATTGTATGATGGGGAAGATATTTTGATTACAACAGGAAAAAGACATaatttgtatgaaattagtttcAACTTGCAGCAAATAGAATGCTGCCAGGCTGGAAGTGAAAGTAAATCTTCAGAATTGTGGCATAAGAGATTTGGCCATGTTAGCTATAGCGGTCTGGGAAAATTGGTCTCTAAAAATCTAGTTCATGGTATAAAAGAAATTATTAACGTGAACAATGTTGGTTTCTGTGAATCATGTGTAGTTGGAAAAATTACTAGGTTACCATTTTCCACTCGGAAAAGAAGTGATAGAATCTTAGGGATAGTCCACTCGGATGTGTGTGGTCCTATATCACCAGTAACCTTTGAGGGTTGTCAGTATTTTGTTACGTTTATTGATGACTTCTCAAATTTTGTGATAGTGTATTTAGTAAAGAACAAGAGTGAAGTTGAAAATTGTTTCATGGGCTATTTCAGATTCACACAATCCTTGTTTGGTCAGTCAGTATCAAAACTAAGATTGATAATGGAGGGGAATATAGTTCATTGCGATTAAATGAGTTTTGTAGGAAAAATGGAGTGGTATTAGATTATAGTGTTCCCTATACCCCAGAGCAAAATGGGAAAGCGGAAAGAATGAACAGAAGCCTAGTGGATCGTACACGTGCTATGCTTCACGACTCAGGTTTACCGAAACATTTATGGGGGAGGCAATAAAAACATTGGCATACTTATTGAACAGGGGACCTACTGAGGGCGTGTTGGGAGCTACTCCAGCAGAGATGTGGCATGGAGAAAAACCGGATGTAAGTAACTTAAGAGTTTTTGGATGTGTATCTTACAGTCATATTCCTAAAGAGACGCGTTCAAAACTAGACTCTAAACTGAGAAACTTGTAATGGTAGGGTATGCACAAAAGGCTACAGATTGTGGAATGGTGAAAAGGGTAAAACGATAGTATCACGTGATGTTAAGTTTGATGAACAAACTTTTCTTTTCAAAGACGGACGGGAAGTAGGACAAGAAGAAAAGGAAGACAAGCTTGGGGTAGAGAAGGCAGAGTATAGAGTAGCTGATGGGCCAGacttaaataatcaaaatgatgaggggaacaaacagattaaaaaacTAAATGTAAAGTTACCATCAAGGTTTAAAGATTACGAAATGTACATGGCTTTGAATGTGATAAACTTTGTAGAAGATGTTCCCTTGAGCTATGGAGAATTGGGGGGTAGGGATGACAAAGTAAGATGGGAGGGAGCTGTTGAGAGGGAAATAATGTCCATGTCCATTAAAGAAAATGAGACTTGGGAAGAGGTGAAACCACCCGCTCATGTTCAAGTTCTAGACACAAAATGGGTTTTTTCTCTTAAACCATATGATATGAGTCAAGTGAGGTTGACAGATACAAGGCGAGATTAGTTGTGAGAGGATTTGCACAGGATAAAATGTGGGATACCAGTGAAATTTATTCACCAATAGTAAAATTGACAACTATTAGAACATTGTTGGCTGTGGGGAATCAAAGGTCATTTTATTTTGAACAAATGGATGTTAAAACAGTTTTTCTAAATTGTGTTTTGGAAGTTGATGTGTACATTTATCCACCTGAAGGGATGTTAGTGTCTGACCCTGAATGtgtacttaaactaaaaaaaatcattatatggTTTGAAACAAGCTCCCAAGTGCTGGAATGCAAGGTTCAACCAACTAATGGTAGATTTAAAATTTGTTAGATCTGAGAATGATTATTGTTTGTATTCACTGTCAAATGAATATGGAGTATTGTATTTGCTTGTGTATGTGGATGACATAATTGTAGCAAGTGCCAGTAAGGGTTTGATCGATGCtgtcaagaaaaaaataatgaatgaatTTGCAGTTAAAGACAAGGGTGAGTTAAAATACTTTATAGGCATTGAAATTCATCATGACAGgagaaataaaattatgaaaatcagCCAAACTAGGTACATACAGAATCTTTTGGAGAAATTTGAATGTAAGAACTGTAAATAATCTCCAATCCCAATAGACCTTAGATTAAGATTAACACAATGTTTGAATGAAAGcaatgtaacaaacaaaccatttAGACAGTTAGTAGGTTGTTTGATGTTTTTAATGCTTGGAATAGACCTGACTTATGTTTTGCTTTGAATTTGTTTAACAGGGTACAAGATAAGGCCACAGATGAAGCCTGGCATCTGTTGAAAAGggttctaaaatatttgaaaggcTCAAGTAACTTAGGGCTTCTATATACAGAGAGTTAGTTGTAAGTCTGATTTAATGGGTTATGCAGATGCTGATTGGGGTGGGGATAAAAAGGATAGAAGATCAGTGTCTGGGTCTTGTTCAAAGTATTTGGGAATGTTGTGTGTTGGACTACTCGAAAACGGAATTGTGTGGCACTCTCGACAAGTGAAGCAGAGCTTGTAGCTCTAACTGGAGCAGTGAGTGAAGCAGCATGGCTTAGAAAATTGTTAATTGATATGGGGTTGTATGTAGATAAGGTTGTGATATTTGAAGATAATCAAGGTTGCATATCACTAATTAAAAATCCAGAAAATAACCACAGAGTCAAGCATATAGATCTTAAATTCCATTTTGTTTGTGATAAGTTAAAAAAGATGGAACTAGAATTACAGTACGTAGAAAGCGGACAGCAATTGGCAGATGTTCTAACAAAGGGACTGCCAAAGCAGGTGTTTGAAAGACACAGAGAGCTACTGGGTTTGGAAGAGGTTTTTGGCGAGGAGGGGTGTAGAATGTAATCGCCAAAACCCAGGTTACTGGGGAAGTTTTGAGGGAAAGGAGTTGTGTTGTCTGGTTGGTAAATGGAAAAaggatgtgtttttgtttttggtatCTTTGGAGGAAAGAAAAAGAAGAGTGAAGAGTGTAGGGGGTGAAGGATATAAGATGGAAGTAACATGTATTTTGTGGAAGGaaatgtgaaagaaaataaagGTGATATAGTTTGAGAAACTGTGGTAGTTATTTGAAATAACATTCTGAAGTTAATTTTGGGCTATTTTTGTATTCAGTTCTTACTTATTATACACGGATTTATGACTATTAATAAATTAGTCTGGATTTAATATCTTTATTATGTTATTAGTATCTACATATTATTAAGATGTTTCTCCTCAATTttaggggaaaggggggggggggctaattcAGACTTCCAATGCACTTCCTTAAAGTCAATTATATATCCATCCCAACAATGCTTCACCCCATATGTTGACAAAAATTGAGAAAATTTAGGTTTGCATTATTATGAACTTTGAATTTGACATTGACATGGTTTGTGGCTATAGGGATAGTTCGTAGTAGATTATTTTGTCTTAGCGGATGCTAACTATTACCTTGTATGGTGCAACCACTCTAAGTTTTATTTCCATGCGCAATTAAATTttcaacttatatttttttttaaatgtaatatttttgaatgctgctacaaacattcaaaataatttactattGGCTACGAGTGTGGTCCTGGCTCTTAACCTTGGACATCAGTTTACAGTAATATCTGTTGTCATTTCATTACTGTTTTTATCCTTTTTTATAGTGggttaatattttacatttaaattttccgcatttggTATTCCAGTTAAATTTATCTTGACGTTCAATAATCCTGCAAAATATCACTAATGCAGCGTGGCTATGGTCCTGAAAGTGCTGAGTTAAAGACCTTCCAATGTAATTACTCTTtcaaattgaaatatatatatatatataagaaaacaaTAACTATCCCTATTCTGTAGACAGCTTGCTTATTGTTTGCACATCAGCCTCATGTCTTCTAACTAAACAAGATAACAAGTCATGGTGAGGACTCTTCCAGCTGATTTATAAAGGTAAATTGTTATGTTTGTTGCAGTTTACTGATATATGTCTGATTTCTTTTTAGCAACATTATGAAGCCTACTTGATGAGAGTCTATCCTGAATGGAAATTACAAAATCAAATCCCGAACGGTAAAGGCTATCTTCACGTAGAAAAGTTCAGGCCATTAAACACACCACATCAGTACATGCCTTCAAATTGTGCTGAATATAACTCTGCAGCAAAGCTGCCCACTGTGCCACAGACTGATGCATACAGAAACATTATCTCAGGACCGGCGGACAGTAACCCAGTTTTCATACCTTCACTCAGTGTGACAGACTATCCACAAGTACAACTTTCTCGCTCGCCAAACAAGATTTCCACCATGGGCAGAAATATTCTACCTAGCAAAAACCTTGGTGTGATTGCCAGTGAACAGGCTTATGTTACGAAACAAGGATCTAATGGCAGCACTCATGGTTTGGACTTAAGAAGTGGACAACTGGAAAGTAATGCAGGAAAGTCATTAAGGTTAGTAGGTAGTGGTATCTTGAAGCCTAATGAGGACAGTAGACTTGGGAGCATTTATGACTTTGAAGCAGAGCAAAACACAAGCCGGGACCTATTAAATCTGTCTTTATCGGACGATGGTATTCTACAAGAAGATTTACCAGTGCACAATGCCAGATTGCAGGATGATGTGCCAGGAATGTTATCCTTGGCTCTACATAGTGTTGTTAGCAATGACAGCAAGACAAAAGGGCAAATTCCCAAGATAAAGCCAGAACATGATCTCTTTCCCAAAATTCACGAGGCAGGAGTAAGGGTCCCAGAACACGTAACAAGAGATAACATAAAGGGATCAAGTAGAGGGCATCCTTTTTCTTTGAGGCAAGAAGAAGGGCAAATTGATGCTGGAAGTTTCATGGCAGATGCTAGACATGATGGAAGTGGCTTTCATGAGAGTGCAGAGAGAATGAAATTGAATGACATACATGGAAGTAATTTACGTGAGAAACACTTGATGCTGTCACTGGGAAAAACAGTGCAGCCTGAAGCTGTTGAAATGGTGCAGCAAAATTTAGAATTGGTGAATAACCATCAGTCTATTGAGCCTCTGACTACTAACCAGATCTTACAAAAAGAGAATAAAAATACTCAGCTTCGTTTGTTTAGTTCAGGCAATGCTGCAAGCCAGTCTGCAGCAAGTATGGCTGCTACAAACAGAGTGGAACAAAATGTTGtggtaccattaaaaaaaataattaatcgtgGTCAAGAAAGAGACTCTAATGTCAACATACAACTATCAATACATTCAGACGAAAACTATGAATATCGTAACAAAAGAGACAGTGATCACATTGGAGAGAAAAACACAACAGTATTACAtgaaaaagattcaaagaaaGACAATGTAAAGTTTAATGAACATAATGACAGTGATGATTACATAGCTCAAAAACAAGCATTTATAGAGAAAAGACAGCATGAAAATGATATTCCTAATAACTCTTCCTGCTCATATACTGACAAAATAAATGATGATATGATAACAAACATCCATGAAACCAATCAACAAGAAAAGCATGACGAAAAGTTAATTGCAGAAGAGGCagaaacacacaaaaatgttAGTAAGGCAAAACAATATAGTGTGGATACAGGGCAGTACAAAAGTGTTGATAATGATTTGCTTTGCACTGGAAATGAAACTGAACTGTACCAAGCAGTTGGTGAGGATGGAGAATATATTAGTGGTGAAATGGGGTATAACCAAGTAGGAGGGGAAAGTAAGCTGAACATTGTAGATGAGGCAGGGCAGTATGAGTCAGGTGGTGACAAAGGACAGTACCAGAACATTGGTGAGGAAGAACAATACATTGTAGATAAGACAGGAAAGTGCCAAGAAGTTGGTGAGAAGAAACAGTTTGTTGTTGATGAGTCGGGACAttaccaaaacattgatgatgATACCAAGTTTATTTTAGATGAGACAGGGCAGTCCCAGGATGTTGGTGATTGTGAAAAGTACATTGGAGGTGAGACTGAGCATCACCAAACATTTGATAATGGTAGACAGATCTTTGCAGATGAGGCAGGACAGTACCAAAAAGTTGATGAGGATGGGCAGTACATTGTAGATGAGGAAGGACAATACCAAACAGTTGGTGAGGAGGAACAGTACTATGTAGATGAGACAGGGCAGTACCAAAAAGTTGGTGAGGAGGGACAGTACATTGTAGATGAGGCAGGGCAGTACCAAAAAGTAGGGGAAGATGGACAATACATTGTAGATGAGGCAGGACAGTACCAAACAGTTGGTGAGGAGGGTCAGTACTATGTAGATGAGACAGGGCAGTACCAAAAAGTTGGTGAGGAGGGACAGTACATTGTGGATGAGGCAGGGCAGTACCAAAAAGTAGGGGAAGATGGACAATACATTGTAGATGAATCAGGGCAGTATCAAGAAGTTGGTGAGGAGGGACAGTATATTGTAGATGAGACAGGTCAGTACCAAAAAGTTGATAAGGAGGGAGAGTATATTGTAGATGAGACAGGTCAGTACCAACAAGTTGATGAGAAGGGACAGTATATTGTAGATGATACAGGTCAGTACCAAGCAGTTGGTGAAGGAGAGCAGTATGCGGTGGATGAAGCAGGTCAGTATATTGTTGATGAGTCTGGGCAATACCAAAGAGTTGGTGAGGATGGACAGTACTTTGGAGATGAAACAGGACAGTACCAAGAAGCTGGTGAGGAGGAACAGTACTATGTGGATGATGCAGGGCAGTTCCAAAAAGTTGGTAAGGATGGACAGTATTTTGTGGATGAGGCAGGACAGTATCAAATAGTTGATGAAACTGGAAAATATTCTGTTGATGAAGCAGGACTTCACCATACAGTTGGAGAGGGGGCACAGAACACAGTTGAAATTGGGGATCACCAGAGAGGCCATGAGGGTGAAATGTACAGTGAAGATAAGCCGGGTGAATATGAAACAGGTGCTACAGAGAAAAACACCTCAAATGAATCAGAACTGAATCAATACCATGAGAAGGATGAAGGATATACTGTAGACAAAAAAGAACAGTTTCATCCAAGTACCGACCAAGAGCAAAACAATGTGAGTGATGGGAGAGAGCATGTGACAGCAAAAGCAAGAGTAGAGCAGGGCATACGTGATGATCACAGCTTTGACCCCGTGTACGTAGTTGAGGGATGTAAGAACATAGTAGGTGTGGTGGAGGCAGATGATAAGGAAGAGAGAGAAGAAGCACTGCTTGGAGTGGGCC
This DNA window, taken from Bacillus rossius redtenbacheri isolate Brsri chromosome 3, Brsri_v3, whole genome shotgun sequence, encodes the following:
- the LOC134531141 gene encoding uncharacterized protein LOC134531141 isoform X2, producing the protein MTEMDHSVVFYQKTAELEEKLRKREEARLRALQDSYDRFLKEHRKRRKRNDRILQTLHRIENQAAMMAAKTDRLKLLRQHYEAYLMRVYPEWKLQNQIPNGKGYLHVEKFRPLNTPHQYMPSNCAEYNSAAKLPTVPQTDAYRNIISGPADSNPVFIPSLSVTDYPQVQLSRSPNKISTMGRNILPSKNLGVIASEQAYVTKQGSNGSTHGLDLRSGQLESNAGKSLRLVGSGILKPNEDSRLGSIYDFEAEQNTSRDLLNLSLSDDGILQEDLPVHNARLQDDVPGMLSLALHSVVSNDSKTKGQIPKIKPEHDLFPKIHEAGVRVPEHVTRDNIKGSSRGHPFSLRQEEGQIDAGSFMADARHDGSGFHESAERMKLNDIHGSNLREKHLMLSLGKTVQPEAVEMVQQNLELVNNHQSIEPLTTNQILQKENKNTQLRLFSSGNAASQSAASMAATNRVEQNVVVPLKKIINRGQERDSNVNIQLSIHSDENYEYRNKRDSDHIGEKNTTVLHEKDSKKDNVKFNEHNDSDDYIAQKQAFIEKRQHENDIPNNSSCSYTDKINDDMITNIHETNQQEKHDEKLIAEEAETHKNVSKAKQYSVDTGQYKSVDNDLLCTGNETELYQAVGEDGEYISGEMGYNQVGGESKLNIVDEAGQYESGGDKGQYQNIGEEEQYIVDKTGKCQEVGEKKQFVVDESGHYQNIDDDTKFILDETGQSQDVGDCEKYIGGETEHHQTFDNGRQIFADEAGQYQKVDEDGQYIVDEEGQYQTVGEEEQYYVDETGQYQKVGEEGQYIVDEAGQYQKVGEDGQYIVDEAGQYQTVGEEGQYYVDETGQYQKVGEEGQYIVDEAGQYQKVGEDGQYIVDESGQYQEVGEEGQYIVDETGQYQKVDKEGEYIVDETGQYQQVDEKGQYIVDDTGQYQAVGEGEQYAVDEAGQYIVDESGQYQRVGEDGQYFGDETGQYQEAGEEEQYYVDDAGQFQKVGKDGQYFVDEAGQYQIVDETGKYSVDEAGLHHTVGEGAQNTVEIGDHQRGHEGEMYSEDKPGEYETGATEKNTSNESELNQYHEKDEGYTVDKKEQFHPSTDQEQNNVSDGREHVTAKARVEQGIRDDHSFDPVYVVEGCKNIVGVVEADDKEEREEALLGVGHPTDRSSSDVSNAGGPGEVKVQSSSSVGNLDNSDGMPGAAKSLHGSEVPPQRASNMAGRGSQVGDSQPGSGKGDEVAAGEQQLSREAMNQRVRDVLGGLGQETSDESSEVPALRQPLLPSKSPAAKKLPGLSRTMESDSDSLQLNANDDSDDFDFSSEK